The segment CTTGGGGAATGGATGATTTACCAGACATTCCAGAAAAAGAAAGCATTATTAGCCAAGCCGAAGAAAAGGTAGCTTTAATTGAACAACAATTTGCAGATGGTTTATTAAGTCAAGATGAGAAACATTTGAAAATTATTGAAATTTGGGTTGAAGTTAAAGATCGTTTATTTGATTTATCTCAGGAATTAATTGATAAGCATGGTTCAGTTTATACTATGGTTGAATCTGGAGCACGTGGCTCGCGCGGTCAGGTAAGTCAAATGGTAAGTATGAAGGGTTTAGTAATTAACCCAGCTGGTGAAACCATGGAACTGCCAGTTAAAAGCAGTTTTAGAGAAGGCTTTGATGTGTTGGAATATTTTATTTCTACCCATGGTGCTCGTAAGGGTTTGACTGATACTGCTTTAAGAACAGCTAACGCTGGTTATTTAACTCGACGTTTAGTTAACGTAGCTCAAGAAGTTTTAATTTCAGGTGAAGATTGCGGCGATACCGAGGGTGTAATTATTACTAAAAGAGTTTCTTTGGCTATGGGCGAATCCTTAGCTGAAAGACTGGTCGGCCGAGCAGTATTGGAAGACATTAAGGATCCAAAAACCAAAGAAGTGATAGTTAAAAAGGGTGAGGTAGTAACTAGTAGTTTAGTTTCGGAAATTGAAAAATTAGATTTAGAAAAACTTAGAGTTAGATCAGTTTTAAGTTGTAAAAATAAACGAGGCATTTGTCGTAAATGTTATGGTTATGACTTAGGTTACAATGAGATGGTTAAAATGAATGCAGCTGTTGGGGTAGTCGCAGCTCAATCAATTGGTGAACCTGGTACACAGTTGACTTTAAGAACTTTTCATACGGGTGGTGTTTTAGGTAAAGATATTACTCAAGGTTTGCCTCGGGTAGAAGAGATTTTTGAATTACGTACACCTAATCGTAAAGGTGTGCTAGCTGAAGATGACGGTAAAATTAAAAAGATTAGTGAAAATAAAAAATATCAAAAAACAATTTTGGTTGAATACAAAGGACATCAGGGAGAAAAATATGACATTTTTTTATCGGGCGCTAGTCAAAGTCAGATTAAAGTTAAAAATGGTCAGCAAGTAGAAGCGGGTGAATTATTAATGGTTAATGGCAAGAAAAAAATTATTAGTCAACATGAAGGTAAAATCAAAATTACGCCAAACAGACTAACGGTTGTCTATCCACAAAAAAACGAAAAAGAATATTTAATTCCTTTGCGCAATGAAATTTTAATTAAAGAAGGTGAAACAGTTACGAGAGGTCAACAATTGTCAGAAGGTAGTTTAGATTTACAGGAAGCATTTAAGCTTCAAGGTGAGGAAGCAACCCAAAAATACATTATTGAGGAAATTAAAAAAGTTTATTCTTATCAAGGCCAAAAATTAGATGATCGACATGTGGAATTAATTGCTCGTCAGATGTTTTCACGGGTGAGAATTGAAGAACCCGGCGAATCAGATTTATTAACTGGCAGTATTATTACCAAATCAACTTATTTGGAGATTTGTGAAAAATTAAAAAAGGAAAACAAAGAATTACCTAAAATTAAAACTTTATTGCTAGGTATTAGTAAAGTTAGTTTATCAACTGAAAGTTGGTTGGCGGCTGCTTCTTTCCAAGAAACTCCACGAGTTCTAATTGACGCAGCCATTACCGGTAAAGTCGATGAATTACATGGTTTAAAAGAAAACGTCATTATTGGTGGTTTGATTCCGGCTCGGGTTTTGGATGAAGATGAAAAGTAATTAATAGATTTTTTAAAAAAGAATCCTGCGATGAGCGGGATTCTTTTTTATTGTAAATAAAAATTTAAAAATTATATATCCCTTTATCTTATTCTTTAAAAATGCTAAAATTAAATATATATTAAATTTATGGTAAAAAAGAAAAAAACAGGAATTAAAAACAAAAAGAGTAAGCAAAAACGCCAAAATGATTTTATTCAAGATTTTACTTTGGGTCAAGAAATTTGGCAGGGTATTTTGGTTATATTTTTGTTTATGACGGGCCTAATTAGTTTATTAGCCTTAATTAATCAAGGTGGCCGAGCCGGAATTTATATCGACGCTTTTTTAAGATTAATTTTGGGCTGGGGAGCCTGGATGGTCCCAATGGTTTTAATCGGCGTTTCATTGTTATTATTAAAGAAAACGCACTTGAAACCGCATAATTATTTGGGTTTACTGATTTTTATATTAGCCATGAGTGGAATTTTAGAATCTTTCATCCAATATGAACGTATGCAATCTTTATTAAATGAAGGTATGGGTGGTGGCTATTTGGGATTTTTTGCAGTTTATCCATTGCGTCAAATTAGCAGTTTGTGGGTGACTTTGGCGGTTTTTATCGGCCTGTTAATAGTTTCTATTTTAGTTATTTTCAATATATCTTTGCATGAGTTATTGGATAGAATTAAATATAGTTGGTATGGATTTAATCAGCTTTGGCAAAGATTTAAAATTGATCGGCAGGTTGATCAAGAAGAAAAAATTTATCAGCAACAGAAACAAATTAATCAAGAAAATAATCAGGCCGATGTTATTCAAACCGACAACGCAGATTCGTTATCGGAAAAATCTAAAAATATTTTACAAGAAACAGTTCAAGTTTTAACTCGCAAAGAACGTAAATATCCTAAAAAAGATTTTTATTTTTCGATCGATCTTTTAGATAATTTAAATGAAAAAGCTTTAAGTAAGGGAGATGTAGAAGCTAATAAAATTATTATTAAACGGACCTTGGGTAATTTTAACATTGACGTAGAAATGGGTGATTTTAAAGTTGGACCGACAGTTACTCAATATACTTTGCGACCATCTGAAGGGGTAAAATTATCTCAAATTACAACCTTACACAATGATTTAGCCTTGGCTTTAGCTGCTCATCCAATTAGAATTGAAGCACCAATTCCTGGCAAATCACTCGTGGGCATTGAAGTCCCCAATCAAGATGTCGCGCGCGTAGGCTTGCGTGAAATTTTAGAAAATGATGATTTTAAATATCGTAAATCCAACTTAACTATTTGTTTGGGTAAGGATGTGGCTGGCCACCCTTGGACGGCTAATTTAGCTAAAATGCCACATTTATTAGTCGCTGGGGCGACAGGTACAGGTAAAACCGTATGTTTAAATACTATTATTTTAAGCTTGCTTTATCAAAATTCACCCGATGATTTAAAATTAATTTTAGTTGATCCTAAGCGTGTAGAACTGGTTGATTATAATGATATTCCTTATTTAATTACGCCGGTGATTACCAATGTTGAAAAAACAGTTAATGCTTTAAAATGGGCGATTTTGGAAATGGAACGCCGGTTTGAAAAATTAGCTCAAGCCCGTAAACGAGATATTGAAAGTTATAACAATGACAATGAAGAAAAAATGCCCTACATTGTAATTGTGATTGATGAGTTGGCCGATTTAATGGCGGCCGCTGGCGTGGAAGTCGAAGCTTGCATTATTCGCTTGGCTCAAATGGCTCGAGCGGTTGGTATTCATTTAATCATGGCCACTCAGCGTCCGTCAGTAGACGTTATTACTGGTTTAATTAAAGCCAACGTAACGTCAAGAATTGCTCTATCGGTAGCTTCAAAAGTTGATTCCAGAACAATTTTAGACACTTCTGGCGCTGAAAAATTATTGGGCCGAGGCGATATGTTATATTTATCAGCTGAATTATCCAATCCTAAACGTTTACAAGGTGCTTATATTAGTGATTTAGAAATTAAAAAGATAGTCAACTCTTTAAAAGAAAAAGGTGACCCGGATTATATTGAAGAAGTAGTTGAACGACCCAATCAAACATCATCTTATTTGCCCGGAGAAAATGATCAAAGCGATGATTTGTTGCCACAGGCCAAGGAAGTGGTCATTCAAGCTCAAAAAGCCTCAGCTTCATTATTACAACGACGATTAAGGGTTGGTTATGCTCGAGCTGCACGTTTATTAGATTTGCTAGAAGAAGAAAGTGTTATTGGTCCGCCGATGGGCTCAAAGCCACGAGACGTTTTAATTGGCAAAGAAGAGATGGATGGATATTTAGCAGCTGACGAATATATAGCTAATCATCAAGATGAAAATATAGAAGAGACAGAGGAGGATGACGGAGAAGAATATTATGAAGAATAATAAATATGCAACACAAATTTACAGTTAAAAAAATAAAAGTTGATAAAAGTGTTGGTGATTTATTAACTCAGGCGCGTTTTGATTTAGAATTATCGATTGAAAAAATCAGTCAAAAAATTAATATTTCAGAAGAGTATTTAATGGCCCTAGAAAATGGTGATTATTTTAAATTACCTGGCGAGGTTTATACACGTAATTGGTTAAAAAAATATGCTCAGTTTTTAGGCCTGGCAGTAGATAAAATGATGAAATTATATGATCAAGAAAGGGGTTTACAGCAAGTCATGTTTAATCAATTTAAAAAAATCCCCAAATTTAAAATTGATATTCATTGGACGCCACAATTGATGCGTAATTTAGCTTTAGCTTTAGTTGTTGTGTTAGTTTTGGGCTATATTTTAGTTTCAGCTGTTGAGGCCGATCAAACACCTAAATTAGCTATTACTAATTTAATTCAAGATGAAATTCAAACAGCCGAAGAAAAGATTCAAATCATTGGTCAGACAGAAAAAAATATATTAGTTTTTGTTAATGATCAACCAGTTAGAGCTGACAGTGATGGTAATTTTACTTGTAATTTAAATTTAAGTTTGGGGACAAATTTAATTCAAGCGAGTGTGGTTAGTGATAATGGTAAACATAATCAAATTTTTAAAAAAATTATCAGATTAGATTAATTAATTTTTTAAAAGATAAAAATATGGTTAATAAAAAAGATGAGTTAAACGAAAATCAAGACAGAGTGGCTAGTCGAGTCAAAGCAGCCGAAGAAGCTGTTAGACAAATTCGTCAACGTTTTGGTGAAGGATCAATAATGAAGCTTAAAGAAGCTAGAGTTATGGATGTTGAAGCCGTGCCAACGGGTTGTTTATCTCTAGATTTGGCCTTGGGAATTGGTGGTGTGCCTCGTGGCAGAATTATTGAAATTTATGGTCCGGAAATGTCGGGTAAAACTACCTTAGCCTTACATGTTTTAGCTGAGGTTCAAAAGCTGGGCGGGGTAGGCGCTTTTGTTGATGCCGAGCATGCCTTGGATCCGTCTTATGCTGATAAAATCGGAGTTAATATTGAAGATTTATTAATCTCACAACCAGACACTGGTGAACAGGCCTTGGAAATTGTTGAAACCCTAGTTCGTTCCAATGGCATTGATGTAATTATTGTTGATTCGGTGGCTGCTTTAACGCCTAAGGCTGAAATTGAAGGCGAAATGGGTGATCATCATATGGCTTTACAAGCGCGATTAATGTCTCAAGCCTTAAGAAAATTAGCGAGCATAATTTCTAAAACTAAAACCGTGGTGATTTTTATTAATCAAACTCGCATGAAGATTGGAGTATTTTTCGGTAATCCAGAAACTACGACTGGCGGTATGGCATTAAAATTTTATTCTTCAGTTAGAATCGAAGTTAAACGCGCAGCGCAAATTAAAAAAGGCGAGCAGACGGTTGGTAATCGAGTTAAAGTTAAAATAGTTAAAAATAAAGTCGCGCCACCTTTTAGAACTTGTGAATTTGATATTATGTATAACGAGGGCATTTCTTTGACTGGAGATTTAATTGATTTAGGTGGTAAACATGGAGTAATCGAAAAAAGTGGTAATACCCTGTCTTATGGAGAAAATAAGTTGGGCGTAGGCAAAGAGAATGTGCGTGAATTTTTAAGGGCGAATTCGAAAATAGTTACTCAGCTTAAAAAAGATGTAATCAAAGCAGTTAAAGAAGCTGAGAAAGAAGACAAAAAGTAAAATTAAAAATAAAAAAAAAGATTTGCCTTCGCAGATCTTTTTTGATTTGATATTGTATGAAGGTGATAATAGCCATTTTCACATTTTTTGTTGGTTGTCGCAAAATTTTCGAAGGCGACATTCCGGAATGTCGCCTTCGTATTTTTAAATGTTTATGTTGTTGTGTTTTACACCCTTTCGACATACTCGCCAGTTTCAGTGTTGACTTTAATAGTATCACCAGTTTTGACGAAAAGTGGGGCATTGATAATTAAACCAGTTTCTAAAGTCACTGGTTTACTAACACTACCCTGAGCAGTATCGCCACGCACACCTGGAGCTGCTTCAACTACTTTCAGACTAATTTTTGGCGGTAAGACAATATCAATAGGTTTATTTTCAAAAATAACTATATTAATTTCTGTGCCCTCGGTTAAAAAATTAATTTTATCTTCAACCTGATCTAAGCTAATTGAAAATTGTTCGTAAGATTGAACGTCCATAAAATAAGCATCAGTTTCATCTTTATACAAAAAACTAGCTTTATTAGTAGTAACATCAGCTTGCTCGAGTTTATCATTGCCACTAAAGCCTCGATCTAAAACTTTACCATCGATTAAACTCTTAATCTTCAATCTTAAAGTCGCCTTACCACGTCCCATGTGGGAGTGTTGAGTATTTAAAACTAAATAGGGCTGACCATCCAGGATAATGATGTGACCCTTACGAACCGCATTAAGTGAGAGTAACATAAATTATCTTTTAATAAAGGGTAATAAAGCCATAAAACGTGCGCGTTTAACGGCTTGGCTAAATTTACGTTGGTGTTTAGCACAGATACCAGTTTTACGACGAGGTAAAATTCTAGCATAAGGTGAAGTAAAACGACGAATTTCATCAACGTTGGTATAGTCAATTTCTTCAGCGTTATTTAAACAAAAATAACACCCTTGTGAATTTTTAGCAGATTTTGACTTTGATTTTCTAAACATAATCAGTTTTTTTACAGATAAATATTAATTAAAATGGAATTTCTTCAACATTAATTTCTTCTTCTCTTGGAGTAGAATCAACTGGGGCTGAAGGTCGGTTTGAATTATTACCACCCTTAGTATCTAGCATAATCATATTTTGAGCAACAATTTCCGTGCGCGAATGTTTAGCGCCATTTTGATCTTCCCAGGAACGAGTCTCTAAACGACCTTCTAAATAAATGCGGTCACCTTTGTGGAGATATTGTGAACAAATATCGGCCAGTTTACGCCAAGCAACGAGATTATGGTATTCAACTTTTTCTTGGCGATTGCCACTTTGGTCAGTCCAAATTAAATTGGTAGCTAAACCAAAAGAAACCACATTGACATTTTGTGGAGTAGTGCGAGTTTCGGGATCGCGAGTTAAGCGACCGATCAAAGAAACTTTATTTAAATCCATAGAGTTTTATTTTAAAGATTAAATAAATTTTTTAAAAATATAAATTAAATATCTAATAACTCATCAAGGGGAGTATCGTCAAGATTTTTTTTGTCTTCTTTTTTATTATTTTTTTTAACAGGTTTATTGTCTTGACTGGGAGAGTCTTCATCTAAAACAATTTCAGTTGCTTCAGTAGTTTCGGCAATTGGTTCTGGCTGCTCTGGCGTATTAGTATTTAAATCTGTTTGAGACTTGGAGATGTCTTTTGTTTCTTCTAAGGCTTTTTCTTTTTTATCACCTGGAACTTCACCTGACCATTTGGTAATCAAAAATCTAAGGATTTCACCTTGCTCTTTTAATTTTTTTTCTAAACTTTTAACTTGTTCGACTTCTAATTTAATAAAATTAGAGGTATAATAACCATTAGCTACACCTTGAATTGGATAAGCTAAGTGTTTTTCTCCTAAATTGACTTTTTTAATTATTTCACCCTGATGGTCTTGAATTAATTTATCAATTTGGTCAGAAATTTGATTAATTTTTTCCTGCGGATAAGAACTCGCAATAAGGTAAACTAAATGATAAAGCATATTGGCTATTTAAATTAATTATGTTAAGTTATTAGCTTGTTGACGCATCATAGCATAGATAAAAAAATAAATCAAGAGTTTAAAAGTGGAAAGCGTGTGAATAGTTATTTTAACTTATTTTTTAAAATATAATTATGTATTTTTTTGAATTAGGCAATACGCCGACCTTGTCGGTAGCTGAAATTTTACAGGTTTTAAATCAAGCCAAAATTGAATATAAGCTAGTTAATTTATCAACAGATATTTTAATTTTAGATTTAAAGCAATCAATTTTGCCGGACAAATTAATTCAACAACTAGGCGGTTGTGTTAAAATAGGACAAATTATTTCTAAGGCGATTGAATTTAAATCTGCCGATCTGGCTAAAATTATTCAACAGCATATTAAAAATCAAAGTAACAAAATTTATTTTGGTTTAAGTAATTACAGTGCAACTAAGCTAGATTTAAAAAAAATAGGTTTGGAAATTAAAAATCAGCTCAAAAACCAAAATTTAAATAGTCGCTTTGTGGCTAGTACACAACCAATTTTATCTTCAGTTATTGTTAAAAAAAATAAGTTAGTCAGTTTACGCGGTATAGAATTGTGTTTTTTAAATAATAATTATCTTGGTCAAACTTTGGCAATTCAAGATTTTGTTGAATACGGCTATCGTGATTTTCAACGACCAGAACGCGATATGATTTCAGGCGTTATGCCTCCCAAATTAGCCAAAATGATGATTAATTTAGCAAATTTAGAAACAGATCAGACTTTATTAGATCCATTTTGTGGTTGCGGTACAATTTTGCAAGAAGCTGTAGTTTTAGGCTATAAAAAAGTGATGGGTTGTGATGTGGATTTTCAAGCTATTGATAAAGCTCAGGAGAATTTAAAATGGTTGATCCAAAAATTTAATTTTAATTTTGATTTAGATGAAAATATTTTTCAGTGTGATGTTAGAGAATTAAATTCTAAAATTAAAGATAATTTAATAGACGCAATTGTGACTGAACCATATTTAGGGCCAACTCGCCAGCGTTACGATTTAGAAAAGCTAATCATAGAATTAGAAGAATTATATTTAGTTGCTTTTAAGGAATTTAAACAAGTTTTAAAACCGGGTGGGAAGATAGTGATGGTCTGGCCGATTTTTACTTTAGGAAAACAAGAATTTAAATTAAATATTTTAGATCAAGTTACGGAATTAGATTTTAAGCAGCTAGACTTATTGCCACAGGAATTTAAACAAAAGAAAGATATGAAAATTACCTCACGTGGTTCAATAATTTATTCACGGCGGGGCAAGGGAGTGTTGCGCGAGATATTGATGTTTAAAAAATAGTTTTATGCCACAAATAACTAAAATCGAAGAACAAAAAAAAAGACAGACTCGTTTTAATGTTTTTGTGGATGATGAGTTTTGTTGTGGCGTTTCAGAACAGACTTTAATTGATACGGGTATTTATCAGGGGCAAAAAATTTCAGCTGATGAATTACAAAAATTAATCAATAAAGAACAAGAGTCTAAGGCTTTAAATAAAGCTTTTTTATGGCTAAGAATTAGACCAAGAAGTCAAGCTGAAATTATTCAAAAGTTAAAAATAAAAGAATTTGATAATCAAGTTATAGAAAAAATTTTAAAGCGTTTAATTGATTTAAATTTAATAGATGACAAGGAGTTTTGCCGTAAATGGATTGAAGACCGTAAATTAAATTCACCGCGCGGTCGGTTTTTAATTCAACAAGAGCTTTATCGTAAAGGCATTGATCATAAGCTAATAGAACAAAGTTTAAAAAAATATTATTCAAGTGATGAAGAGTTAAATTTAGCTACGGTTTTAGCTCAAAAAAAAATAGCTCGACTTAAGCCACAAGATAAATCAAAACATTATCAAAAATTAACTAGTTATTTAGCTCAACGCGGTTTTGGTTGGGAAATTATTCAAAGCGTTTGGGATAAAATTAAATCATAGTTTAAAAACAAAAAACTAACTTTAGAAGCTAGTCTTTTTTAATTTAACTAATTTTATTTTCCAACTCTAAAATAAACAGTATCACCGTCTTGAAAGATATAGTCTTTGCCTTCTAGACGCATTAAGCCTTTATCTTTACAACCTTGTTCGCCATAATTAACAAAATCTTGCCAATGACAAATTTCAGCACGGATAAAATTAGCTTCAAAGTCAGTATGGATTTTTCCGGCGGCTTGAGGAGCGGTAGAATTTTTTTCAACTGTCCAGGCGCGAGTCTCTTTAGGGCCAGAAGTAAAAAAAGTAATTAAATTTAAAATTTGATAACCAGTGGTAATAAGTTTATCTAGGCCGCTTTGCTGTAAGCCAATTTCTTGTAAATAAGCTTGTTTCTCTTCGATGTTTAATTCTGATAGTTCGGCTTCAATTTTAGCCGAGATAACTAAAGTTTTTTCAGCTTCAATGTTGGGTAAAGTGATTTTTTGATTAACATTTTGCTCATCAACATTAACAACATAAATGATCGGTTTGATAGTTAATAAATTTAAATCACGCAAAGCTTTTTTTTCTTCCAAATTTAATTCAATTTTTTCGATTAATTGTCCTTGTTCAACTGCTGGTAAAATTTTATTAATAACATTTAATTGTTGATTTTCAAGTTTATCGATTTGACCTTTGGCTTTACGAGCTAAATCTTGTTGACGTTTAGTTAAAGTTTCTAAATCTTTCAAAATTAATTCAGTGTTAATAATTTCAATGTCATGCGTGGGCTCAATTTTTCCGTTAACATGAATAACATTCGGATCAGTAAAATGACGGACGACATGCACAATCGCATCAACTTCACGAATATTAGCTAAAAATTTATTACCTAAACCCTCGCCCTTATTAGCACCTTCAACTAAGCCGGCAATATCAACAAATTCCACCACAGCTGGAATGGTTTGAGTTGATTGAGATATTTGGCTTAATTTTTGCAAGCGCACATCAGGCACTTCGACAATGCCAACATTGGGTTCAATGGTGCAGAACGGATAATTGGCAATATCAATTTGTTTTTTGGTTAGGGCTTTAAATAGTGTAGATTTACCGACATTGGGCAGGCCCACAATACCTAAACTTAATGACATAAAATTAGTTTATTTTTTTAGTAAATTTACAGTCTTTATGACTGCAACGGAGTGTATCTTGGGTGCCATAAATTAACAAACTGCCACACTGCGGACATTTTTCTCCGTTGGGTTTAGACCATAAGGCAAATTTGCATTTGGGATAATTTGAACAAGCATAAAAGGTGCGCTTGGTTTTGGTTCTTTTTTCGACCAGTTCGCCTTGGCCACATTCAGGACATTTAACACCAGTTGATTTAATAATGGGTTTGGTAAATTTACATTCAGGATAATTTGAGCAAGCCAAAAATTTACCGAAGCGACCAAATTTAATTTTTAAATCATGACCACACTCGGGACATTTTTCATTAATTTCTTCTGTCGGGCCGTTTTCCTCTAGAGGCTGAGTGGTTTTACATTCAGGAAAATTAGAACAAGCCAAAAATTTACCAAAGCGACCCAATTTAATCATCATTGGATTGCCACATTTAGGACATTTAATATCGGTTGTTTCTTGTTGAGTGATTTGAGTTTTATCTAATTCTTGTTCTTTGATTTGAATATTGTTTATAAAAGGTTGATAAAATTTTTGAATAGCTTTAACCCAGTTTAATTTTCCTTGAGCGATATCGTCAAGTTCATTTTCCATTTGAGCAGTAAAATCATAATCAACAATTTGATTAAAATGCTCGACTAAAACTTTATTGACTAGAGTACCAATTTCAGTCGGGATTAAATATCGTTGTTCTTTGGTCACGTAATTACGTTGTTGAATAGTATTGATAATTTGAGCATAGGTTGAAGGACGACCGATGTCAAATTGTTCTAAGGTTTTAACTAACGAAGCTTCAGTATAACGCGCTGGCGGTTGAGTAAAGTGTTGTTGTGGATTAAATTTTACTAAATCAACCGGTTGTTTTAATTTTAATTCTGGCAAAATATTTTCTTGGGTTTTAGTCGGATAGACTTTCAAAAAACCATCAAATTTAATCACTGAGCCATTGGCACGGAAAATATATTTTTGGCTGTGATCTTGAACATCCAATATGGTAGCCTGGATTTGAGCTGGTGACATTTGAGAAGCGACAGCGCGCTGCCAAATTAATTGATAAAGCTTAAGTTGATTTTTGTTTAAATAAGTTTTAATTTCATCTGGCATTAGGTTAACATCAGTCGGTCGAATGGCTTCATGAGCTTCTTGAGCTGATTTAGATTTGGTTTTAAAGTGGCGTGGTTGACCAGGGTGATAATTTGATCCGAAATTTTTATTAATAAATTGCTGAGCCTGGGTTAGAAATTTTTCAGCTAAATTAACCGAATCGGTGCGCATATAAGTAATTAAACCGACTGAACCCTGACTACCCAAATTAATTCCCTCATAGAGTTGTTGAGCCAAGACCATGGTTTGCTTGGCTGAGAAACCAAAGCGGTTAATAGCAGTTTGTTGTAGGGTAGAGGTGGTGAAGGGTGGTAACGGATTTTTAACGGTTTGTTTGGTTTGTAAATCAGTAATTTGATAGGTAGTTTTTTCTAGAGCCTGTAATATAATTTTTAAATTTGATTCGTTTTTAATAGCGAGTTTATCTAAAATTTTATTTTCAATTTTATACAAATGTGCGGTAAAAGTATGGTGTTGTTGGTCAGTAAAATCGGCTTCCAATGACCAATATTCTTCGGGGTTAAATTTTTTAATTTCTTCTTCACGTTCAACAATCAGTCGCAGGGCGGGTGATTGAACTCGACCAGCTGATAAACCTTTAGCTATTTTTTTCCACAATAATGGTGAAAGTTTATAACCCACTAAACGGTCTAAAATCCGGCGGGCCTGTTGAGCATCGACTAAATTAATATCAATTTGACGGGGATTTTTTAAAGCCCCTTGAATAGCTTCGGGCGTAATTTCATGAAAAACAATGCGACCAATTTTAGCTTGGTCTAATTGAAATAATTCTTGTAAATGCCAAGCAATCGCTTCGCCCTCACGATCTTCATCAGTTGCAAACCAAACTTGTTTGGCACTAAGAGCTTGTTTTTTCAATTGAGTAATTCTTTTTTGATTGGCGCGT is part of the Patescibacteria group bacterium genome and harbors:
- a CDS encoding DNA translocase FtsK 4TM domain-containing protein, which encodes MVKKKKTGIKNKKSKQKRQNDFIQDFTLGQEIWQGILVIFLFMTGLISLLALINQGGRAGIYIDAFLRLILGWGAWMVPMVLIGVSLLLLKKTHLKPHNYLGLLIFILAMSGILESFIQYERMQSLLNEGMGGGYLGFFAVYPLRQISSLWVTLAVFIGLLIVSILVIFNISLHELLDRIKYSWYGFNQLWQRFKIDRQVDQEEKIYQQQKQINQENNQADVIQTDNADSLSEKSKNILQETVQVLTRKERKYPKKDFYFSIDLLDNLNEKALSKGDVEANKIIIKRTLGNFNIDVEMGDFKVGPTVTQYTLRPSEGVKLSQITTLHNDLALALAAHPIRIEAPIPGKSLVGIEVPNQDVARVGLREILENDDFKYRKSNLTICLGKDVAGHPWTANLAKMPHLLVAGATGTGKTVCLNTIILSLLYQNSPDDLKLILVDPKRVELVDYNDIPYLITPVITNVEKTVNALKWAILEMERRFEKLAQARKRDIESYNNDNEEKMPYIVIVIDELADLMAAAGVEVEACIIRLAQMARAVGIHLIMATQRPSVDVITGLIKANVTSRIALSVASKVDSRTILDTSGAEKLLGRGDMLYLSAELSNPKRLQGAYISDLEIKKIVNSLKEKGDPDYIEEVVERPNQTSSYLPGENDQSDDLLPQAKEVVIQAQKASASLLQRRLRVGYARAARLLDLLEEESVIGPPMGSKPRDVLIGKEEMDGYLAADEYIANHQDENIEETEEDDGEEYYEE
- a CDS encoding helix-turn-helix domain-containing protein translates to MQHKFTVKKIKVDKSVGDLLTQARFDLELSIEKISQKINISEEYLMALENGDYFKLPGEVYTRNWLKKYAQFLGLAVDKMMKLYDQERGLQQVMFNQFKKIPKFKIDIHWTPQLMRNLALALVVVLVLGYILVSAVEADQTPKLAITNLIQDEIQTAEEKIQIIGQTEKNILVFVNDQPVRADSDGNFTCNLNLSLGTNLIQASVVSDNGKHNQIFKKIIRLD
- the recA gene encoding recombinase RecA translates to MVNKKDELNENQDRVASRVKAAEEAVRQIRQRFGEGSIMKLKEARVMDVEAVPTGCLSLDLALGIGGVPRGRIIEIYGPEMSGKTTLALHVLAEVQKLGGVGAFVDAEHALDPSYADKIGVNIEDLLISQPDTGEQALEIVETLVRSNGIDVIIVDSVAALTPKAEIEGEMGDHHMALQARLMSQALRKLASIISKTKTVVIFINQTRMKIGVFFGNPETTTGGMALKFYSSVRIEVKRAAQIKKGEQTVGNRVKVKIVKNKVAPPFRTCEFDIMYNEGISLTGDLIDLGGKHGVIEKSGNTLSYGENKLGVGKENVREFLRANSKIVTQLKKDVIKAVKEAEKEDKK
- the efp gene encoding elongation factor P, translating into MLLSLNAVRKGHIIILDGQPYLVLNTQHSHMGRGKATLRLKIKSLIDGKVLDRGFSGNDKLEQADVTTNKASFLYKDETDAYFMDVQSYEQFSISLDQVEDKINFLTEGTEINIVIFENKPIDIVLPPKISLKVVEAAPGVRGDTAQGSVSKPVTLETGLIINAPLFVKTGDTIKVNTETGEYVERV
- the rpsR gene encoding 30S ribosomal protein S18 — its product is MFRKSKSKSAKNSQGCYFCLNNAEEIDYTNVDEIRRFTSPYARILPRRKTGICAKHQRKFSQAVKRARFMALLPFIKR
- the ssb gene encoding single-stranded DNA-binding protein translates to MDLNKVSLIGRLTRDPETRTTPQNVNVVSFGLATNLIWTDQSGNRQEKVEYHNLVAWRKLADICSQYLHKGDRIYLEGRLETRSWEDQNGAKHSRTEIVAQNMIMLDTKGGNNSNRPSAPVDSTPREEEINVEEIPF
- the rpsF gene encoding 30S ribosomal protein S6 yields the protein MLYHLVYLIASSYPQEKINQISDQIDKLIQDHQGEIIKKVNLGEKHLAYPIQGVANGYYTSNFIKLEVEQVKSLEKKLKEQGEILRFLITKWSGEVPGDKKEKALEETKDISKSQTDLNTNTPEQPEPIAETTEATEIVLDEDSPSQDNKPVKKNNKKEDKKNLDDTPLDELLDI
- a CDS encoding methyltransferase domain-containing protein translates to MYFFELGNTPTLSVAEILQVLNQAKIEYKLVNLSTDILILDLKQSILPDKLIQQLGGCVKIGQIISKAIEFKSADLAKIIQQHIKNQSNKIYFGLSNYSATKLDLKKIGLEIKNQLKNQNLNSRFVASTQPILSSVIVKKNKLVSLRGIELCFLNNNYLGQTLAIQDFVEYGYRDFQRPERDMISGVMPPKLAKMMINLANLETDQTLLDPFCGCGTILQEAVVLGYKKVMGCDVDFQAIDKAQENLKWLIQKFNFNFDLDENIFQCDVRELNSKIKDNLIDAIVTEPYLGPTRQRYDLEKLIIELEELYLVAFKEFKQVLKPGGKIVMVWPIFTLGKQEFKLNILDQVTELDFKQLDLLPQEFKQKKDMKITSRGSIIYSRRGKGVLREILMFKK
- a CDS encoding RecX family transcriptional regulator; translation: MPQITKIEEQKKRQTRFNVFVDDEFCCGVSEQTLIDTGIYQGQKISADELQKLINKEQESKALNKAFLWLRIRPRSQAEIIQKLKIKEFDNQVIEKILKRLIDLNLIDDKEFCRKWIEDRKLNSPRGRFLIQQELYRKGIDHKLIEQSLKKYYSSDEELNLATVLAQKKIARLKPQDKSKHYQKLTSYLAQRGFGWEIIQSVWDKIKS